One window of Medicago truncatula cultivar Jemalong A17 chromosome 2, MtrunA17r5.0-ANR, whole genome shotgun sequence genomic DNA carries:
- the LOC25486306 gene encoding spore coat protein SP70 produces the protein MAQIMVQVLVSILLVLVAVEAATPPGIAKDHEYGHASCKIKKYKHCYNLVHVCPKFCPNDCTVECASCKPICVGGTNNPSHDYPTPSTPTPSHDYPTPSTPHNPPSSSSSSSSSSSSSSSSSPNSSSPPHNQHNSSSTPSSSSSSSSSSSSSSSSSSSSSPKSPSTPKNPPPSSSTPSSSSNSSSSSSSSSSSSSSSSSSSSSSSSSSSSPQSPSTPHSSPPSSSTPSSSSSNSSSSSSSSASSSSSSSATSSSSSSTNSPSTSHNPPPSSSSTPSSSSSSSSSSSSSSSSSSSSHKTARCGNKNYPKCYNMEHACPNACRGGCEVDCNTCKPICKCDKPGAVCQDPRFIGGDGITFYFHGKKDNNFCLVSDKNLHINAHFIGRRNENMKRDFTWVQSIVILFDNHQLFLGAQKTATWDDSVDRLAISFDGEPITLHESEGAKWESSGVSFVRETSTNNIIVEVEGNFRITAKVVPITEEDSRVHNYGITKDDCFAHLDLGFKFLSLSNEVSGVLGQTYKPNYVSRVNIGAKMPIMGGGKEYETTSLFSPDCSVARFVGNDGFNNDIAMVENLSLPSMSCTSGIDGQGVVCRR, from the exons ATGGCTCAAATAATGGTTCAAGTTTTGGTGTCAATCTTGCTTGTGCTAGTGGCAGTGGAAGCAGCTACTCCTCCTGGAATTGCTAAAGATCATGAATATGGCCATGCAAGCTGCAAGATAAAGAAATACAAACATTGCTATAATTTGGTTCATGTATGCCCTAAGTTTTGCCCTAATGATTGTACTGTGGAGTGTGCCTCTTGCAAACCTATTTGTGTTGGGGGCACAAATAATCCTTCACATGATTATCCTACCCCTTCTACACCTACTCCTTCACATGATTACCCTACCCCTTCTACTCCCCATAACCcaccttcatcatcatcttcatcatcatcttcttcttcatcctcttcttcctcATCACCTAATAGCTCTTCTCCACCACATAACCAACATAATTCATCTTCTAcaccatcttcatcatcttcctcttcctcttcctcttcatcatcgtcatcttcttcctcctcttcatcacctAAAAGCCCTTCTACACCGAAAAACCCACCACCCTCATCGTCTACtccatcttcttcatctaattcgtcttcctcttcatcttcatcttcatcttcatcttcatcttcctcttcttcttcttcttcttcttcatcatcatcatcatcacctcAAAGCCCTTCTACACCACACAGCTCACCACCTTCATCCTCTAcaccatcttcttcttcctctaattcatcatcctcttcatcttcttctgcttcttcttcctcttcctcttccgctacttcatcttcctcttcatcaACTAACAGCCCTTCTACATCACATAACCCACCGCCGTCTTCATCATCTACaccttcatcttcctcttcctcttcttcctcttcttcttcttcctcctcgtCTTCTTCTTCCTCGCACAAAACCGCTAGATGTGGGAACAAGAACTACCCAAAATGTTACAATATGGAACATGCCTGTCCTAATGCATGCCGAGGTGGATGTGAGGTTGACTGCAACACTTGCAAACCAATTTGTA AGTGTGACAAACCAGGAGCTGTTTGCCAAGACCCTCGTTTCATTGGTGGTGATGGAATCACTTTTTACTTCCATGGCAAGAAAGACAACAACTTCTGCCTTGTTTCTGACAAAAACCTACACATCAATGCTCATTTCATAGGTAGAAGAAACGAGAACATGAAAAGAGACTTCACATGGGTCCAATCCATTGTTATTCTCTTTGACAATCACCAACTCTTCCTTGGTGCCCAGAAAACAGCCACATGGGATGACTCTGTGGATCGCCTTGCCATCTCTTTTGACGGAGAACCCATCACCCTCCACGAATCTGAAGGTGCGAAATGGGAATCATCCGGCGTGTCCTTTGTTAGGGAAACTTCAACAAACAACATTATTGTTGAAGTTGAAGGAAATTTTAGGATAACTGCTAAGGTTGTCCCAATAACCGAAGAAGACTCGAGGGTTCATAATTATGGTATCACCAAAGATGATTGTTTTGCTCATCTTGATTTAGGGTTCAAATTCTTGTCTTTGAGCAATGAAGTAAGTGGTGTGTTGGGCCAAACATATAAACCTAACTATGTGAGTCGTGTGAACATTGGAGCAAAAATGCCAATAATGGGAGGTGGAAAAGAGTATGAAACAACAAGCTTGTTCTCCCCAGATTGTTCGGTAGCTCGTTTTGTTGGTAATGACGGATTCAACAATGATATTGcgatggtggagaatttgagtCTCCCTAGCATGAGTTGTACAAGTGGAATTGATGGGCAAGGAGTTGTATGCAGGAGATAA